In Pedobacter africanus, a single window of DNA contains:
- a CDS encoding CDGSH iron-sulfur domain-containing protein: protein MSKTKLTINNNGSVKIEGDFEIVDRNGDAYGLQGRTVLSICRCGLSKNKPFCDGSHNGHFEHEAIAFELPPKKV from the coding sequence ATGTCAAAAACAAAACTTACAATTAACAACAACGGATCGGTAAAAATAGAAGGTGATTTCGAAATCGTGGATAGAAATGGGGATGCTTATGGCTTACAGGGAAGAACCGTGTTGTCTATCTGTCGTTGCGGACTGTCTAAGAATAAGCCTTTTTGTGATGGTTCTCATAACGGCCACTTTGAACATGAAGCTATTGCTTTCGAGCTTCCACCTAAAAAGGTGTAA
- a CDS encoding DUF4142 domain-containing protein, whose translation MKPFQLFTGLSLVICLFGSCVSRKPTRDAEQKRKPAITGVTPTIKNPSRGVINASGDGLTPGIGRSNGAGSEESATSIANSAIAKANVAVKISERKLSGLSDEELMGRISELQNGIVDMSGSILKSTGKEKIRNYAEAVLKEYGAAQSQLKKLLAAQAVRSQNSPKAGSAVAKSDFDYVQAMISGHQDLILLLTVAGASKDNGLKNFGTAYLPLAKKQLEDARELTKLVSPKQKN comes from the coding sequence ATGAAGCCTTTTCAGCTATTCACCGGTTTGAGCCTTGTTATTTGCCTGTTCGGTTCCTGCGTGTCCAGGAAGCCCACAAGAGATGCTGAGCAGAAACGTAAACCGGCGATAACCGGTGTTACGCCAACAATTAAGAACCCAAGCAGGGGGGTGATCAATGCGAGTGGTGATGGACTTACCCCTGGGATTGGCAGATCAAACGGGGCCGGTTCCGAAGAAAGTGCAACCAGTATTGCCAATAGCGCAATCGCAAAAGCAAATGTAGCTGTCAAAATCTCTGAGCGTAAGCTGTCGGGTTTAAGCGACGAAGAACTGATGGGCCGGATTTCGGAGCTACAGAATGGAATCGTAGATATGAGCGGCAGCATCTTGAAAAGCACCGGAAAGGAAAAGATCAGGAATTACGCTGAGGCGGTTTTAAAAGAATACGGGGCTGCTCAAAGTCAGCTTAAAAAGCTGCTGGCAGCGCAAGCGGTCCGTAGCCAGAATAGCCCCAAAGCGGGATCTGCAGTAGCAAAGAGTGATTTTGACTATGTCCAGGCGATGATATCAGGTCATCAGGACCTGATATTGCTGCTTACTGTGGCAGGAGCGTCTAAAGATAATGGTCTGAAGAATTTTGGAACGGCATACCTGCCCCTGGCGAAGAAACAGCTGGAGGATGCCCGTGAGCTGACAAAATTGGTTAGCCCAAAGCAGAAAAACTGA
- a CDS encoding Crp/Fnr family transcriptional regulator, with translation MEQIRTYFEKIAKLSDTDWQFFLSKLKKQEFKKKAVVLKAGTVENYLSFIENGIVRLCIPAEFDDLTFGFAHAGAFVSAYDSFLTQTPSVYHIETVTETVLWRINYADLQLVYENTAIGNTIGRGAAEALFLEKSKRELSLLNDTAEQRYLNLFAEKPHLFQQIPLKFIASYIGITPQALSRIRRRIS, from the coding sequence ATGGAACAAATCCGGACGTACTTTGAGAAAATTGCCAAACTTTCCGATACCGATTGGCAATTTTTTTTGTCTAAACTAAAAAAACAGGAGTTCAAAAAAAAGGCTGTTGTTCTAAAAGCAGGAACAGTAGAAAATTACCTGTCATTTATTGAAAATGGGATAGTGCGGCTTTGCATTCCAGCTGAGTTTGATGACCTTACTTTTGGTTTTGCACATGCTGGTGCTTTTGTAAGCGCATACGATTCGTTTCTAACCCAAACTCCATCGGTATACCACATAGAAACCGTCACTGAAACCGTTTTATGGCGTATAAATTATGCTGACCTGCAATTGGTCTATGAAAATACTGCAATAGGTAACACCATAGGAAGGGGAGCGGCAGAGGCCTTATTTCTGGAAAAATCAAAAAGAGAGCTTTCGCTTTTAAACGATACCGCAGAGCAGCGTTACCTGAACCTTTTTGCGGAAAAACCACATTTATTTCAGCAGATTCCTTTAAAATTCATTGCTTCTTATATTGGCATTACCCCACAAGCCCTTAGCAGAATAAGACGACGGATTTCTTAA
- a CDS encoding DoxX family protein translates to MNVLVVLFISTGIAALVIKIMSHEHHLPAAARIGMSVMLLFTALGHFMFARGMSMMVPDFIPFKIELVYLTGVIEVAAAIGLQLPKLRLLTAWLLILFFILILPSNAKAALEHIDMYKANYEGTGTGYLWFRIPLQLFFIAWIYFSAIKSQQRKSG, encoded by the coding sequence ATGAATGTATTAGTTGTATTGTTTATTTCAACGGGTATTGCGGCGCTTGTCATTAAAATCATGAGCCACGAACATCACTTGCCGGCTGCTGCAAGAATAGGAATGTCGGTCATGCTGTTATTTACAGCATTGGGGCATTTTATGTTTGCCAGGGGGATGAGCATGATGGTTCCCGACTTTATTCCCTTCAAAATAGAGCTGGTTTATCTAACCGGGGTTATTGAGGTTGCAGCAGCCATTGGCCTGCAGCTCCCTAAATTAAGGTTGCTTACCGCCTGGCTGCTGATCCTCTTTTTTATACTTATCCTGCCATCGAACGCTAAAGCTGCGCTGGAGCATATCGATATGTACAAAGCCAACTATGAAGGCACTGGTACCGGATATCTATGGTTTAGGATCCCTTTGCAATTGTTTTTTATTGCATGGATTTATTTTTCGGCCATAAAAAGTCAACAAAGAAAGTCAGGTTAA
- a CDS encoding ABC-F family ATP-binding cassette domain-containing protein, whose translation MLILQDLTYIHPNKDLLFTDLNFIVNKQDKIALIGNNGSGKSTLLKILAGALHPSAGLVKNNPKPYYIPQVFGQFNDYTVAQALQISDKLQALNEILNGNITDENLSQLNDDWALEERCQKAFDYWGLEGLDLTQKIETLSGGQKTRVFLAGIMVNRPESVLMDEPSNHLDTTARNMLYDYISQTKNTLIVVSHDRTLLNLLDVVYELSKGGINIYGGNYDFYVEQKNTETAALNQDLKNKEKSLRSARETEKEAMERQQKLDAKGKKKQEKAGLPTIVMNTLRNKAENSTSKMKSVHAEKINNISVELTQLRSTRPESGKMKMNFDNSALHTGKILIDAKDINFGYTDHPLWKKGLNFQINAAKRILIKGLNGSGKTTLIKILLAELQPGWGTIQRAKFNSVYIDQDYSLIDNRLTVYQQAERYNTGILQEHEIKTRLNRFLFTSNYWDKPCSALSGGEKMRLMLCSLTISNQAPDMIILDEPTNNLDIQNIEILTTAINEYQGALLVVSHDEHFLKDIHIEQAIELT comes from the coding sequence ATGCTTATTCTTCAAGACCTTACCTATATACATCCCAATAAAGATTTATTGTTTACTGATTTAAATTTCATAGTAAACAAGCAAGATAAAATTGCCTTAATAGGCAATAATGGCTCCGGAAAATCTACACTTTTGAAGATCCTGGCCGGAGCGCTGCACCCCTCGGCCGGACTGGTAAAAAATAATCCTAAACCTTATTATATTCCCCAGGTTTTTGGTCAGTTTAATGATTACACTGTAGCGCAAGCTCTTCAGATCAGCGATAAGCTTCAGGCCTTGAATGAAATTCTGAATGGAAACATCACGGATGAAAACCTGAGCCAGCTTAACGATGACTGGGCTCTGGAAGAACGCTGTCAGAAAGCCTTTGACTACTGGGGCCTTGAGGGGCTGGATTTAACCCAGAAAATAGAAACGCTGAGCGGCGGACAAAAGACGAGAGTGTTTTTGGCAGGAATTATGGTTAACCGCCCCGAATCCGTATTGATGGACGAGCCAAGTAATCATTTAGATACCACCGCCAGAAACATGCTTTATGATTACATCAGCCAAACGAAAAACACTTTAATTGTAGTAAGCCATGACCGCACACTGCTAAACCTTTTGGATGTAGTATATGAACTTAGCAAAGGTGGGATTAACATTTATGGCGGAAATTATGATTTCTATGTTGAACAGAAAAACACAGAAACAGCAGCGCTGAACCAGGATTTAAAAAACAAAGAAAAGTCTCTTCGCAGCGCCAGGGAAACAGAAAAAGAAGCGATGGAAAGGCAGCAAAAACTGGATGCAAAGGGAAAGAAGAAACAGGAAAAAGCCGGTCTACCAACCATAGTGATGAATACCCTGAGAAACAAGGCCGAGAACAGTACCTCGAAAATGAAGAGCGTCCACGCTGAAAAGATAAACAACATTTCCGTGGAACTTACGCAATTGCGTAGCACACGTCCGGAGAGCGGCAAAATGAAAATGAACTTCGATAATTCGGCCCTGCATACAGGAAAAATCCTGATCGACGCAAAAGACATTAATTTTGGATATACCGACCACCCGCTTTGGAAAAAAGGTTTAAATTTTCAAATCAATGCTGCCAAACGCATACTCATTAAAGGATTAAATGGTTCAGGAAAAACTACTTTAATTAAAATACTACTGGCCGAACTTCAGCCAGGATGGGGCACCATTCAACGCGCAAAGTTCAATTCGGTGTATATCGATCAGGATTATTCCTTAATAGACAACAGGCTTACAGTTTATCAGCAGGCAGAACGGTACAATACCGGCATACTTCAGGAGCATGAAATAAAAACCCGCCTGAACAGGTTTCTCTTTACATCAAACTATTGGGACAAACCCTGCAGCGCGCTGAGCGGAGGTGAAAAAATGAGGCTTATGCTCTGTTCGCTCACCATCAGCAACCAGGCTCCGGATATGATCATACTGGATGAACCTACCAACAACCTGGATATTCAGAACATTGAAATATTAACAACGGCAATTAATGAATACCAGGGCGCACTACTTGTGGTATCTCATGATGAGCACTTCTTAAAAGACATCCATATAGAACAGGCCATTGAATTAACCTGA
- a CDS encoding GNAT family N-acetyltransferase: protein MKILQGNFVRLEPLSHAHTDGLTEASAGNELLFKWTPVPQGKAAVTDYINTALKMKRSGTSEPFAIIGSDGLVKGSTRFWNMEYWAWPEGHPRHGNKSPDVCEIGHTWLTHTAIRTGINTEAKLLLLTHAFETWNALRVCLHTDVRNERSRAAIERIGGKLEGILRAQKMSADFKPRDSARYSIIVEEWPEVKENLISMLKSRN from the coding sequence ATGAAAATATTGCAAGGAAATTTTGTAAGGCTGGAGCCCCTTAGCCATGCCCATACAGATGGCTTAACTGAAGCTTCGGCTGGAAATGAATTGTTATTTAAATGGACGCCGGTTCCGCAAGGTAAGGCAGCCGTAACGGACTATATCAATACTGCGCTAAAAATGAAGCGTTCCGGTACTTCCGAACCCTTTGCAATTATAGGGAGTGATGGGCTGGTAAAAGGCTCTACCCGTTTCTGGAACATGGAGTACTGGGCCTGGCCCGAAGGGCACCCACGACATGGAAACAAAAGCCCCGATGTTTGCGAAATTGGTCATACCTGGCTAACACATACGGCAATACGCACAGGCATCAATACAGAAGCAAAATTGTTGCTGCTCACCCATGCTTTTGAAACCTGGAATGCATTACGTGTTTGCCTTCATACCGACGTCCGTAACGAACGTTCGCGTGCAGCCATTGAGCGCATAGGCGGAAAATTGGAAGGAATACTCAGGGCGCAAAAAATGAGTGCGGATTTTAAGCCCAGGGATTCGGCACGTTATTCAATTATCGTAGAAGAATGGCCTGAGGTAAAGGAAAACCTGATTTCAATGCTGAAATCCAGAAATTAA
- a CDS encoding SulP family inorganic anion transporter: protein MKTYFNLFDFKQKINYKNEILAGLTVAMTMMPESLSFAILAGFPPLAGLYAAFIMGLITSVFGGRPGLISGGAGATVIVLIALMKSHGIEYVFGAVALAGMIQILVGIFKLGKFIRLVPQSVMYGFVNGLAVVIFMAQLEQFKTMVNGAPVWLSGSPLYIMAALVALTIAIVIVFPRITKTVPPSLVAIVIVFLLVLGFNIDTKTVKDIASVSGGFPSFHIPAIPFNLQTLQVIFPYALIMAGVGLTEGLLTLNLVDEITATRGDGNRESIAQGAANIANGFFLGMGGCPMIAQTLVNLSAGARARLSGIIASLTILLIILVGAPVIDRVPMAALTGVMIMVAVGTFEWASFRIINKMPKQDVFVGILVALITIYLHNLALAVLIGVIISALVFAWESAKRIRARKYIDETTGIKHYEIYGPLFFASVAAFNEKFDVAEDPLVVVIDFKDSRVADMSGIEALNKLTERYAKAGKKLQLKHLSPDCKRLLKNAESVIDVNIIEDPQYNVAGS from the coding sequence ATGAAGACTTATTTTAATCTGTTCGACTTCAAACAAAAAATCAATTATAAGAACGAAATTCTGGCAGGGCTCACTGTAGCGATGACCATGATGCCGGAGTCTTTGTCTTTTGCTATACTGGCTGGGTTTCCTCCGCTGGCGGGTTTGTACGCTGCTTTTATCATGGGCCTTATCACTTCGGTTTTTGGTGGCAGGCCGGGCCTGATTTCCGGAGGTGCCGGTGCTACAGTTATTGTACTTATCGCGCTGATGAAGTCACATGGTATTGAATATGTTTTTGGAGCAGTAGCTTTGGCGGGTATGATCCAGATCCTGGTAGGGATATTTAAACTGGGCAAGTTCATCAGGCTGGTACCGCAGTCGGTAATGTATGGCTTTGTGAACGGACTGGCGGTTGTTATTTTTATGGCGCAGCTGGAGCAGTTTAAAACAATGGTAAACGGAGCGCCAGTCTGGCTTAGCGGCAGTCCTTTATATATAATGGCCGCGCTTGTGGCACTTACCATAGCTATCGTAATTGTTTTTCCGCGCATCACCAAAACAGTACCACCATCACTTGTAGCCATTGTTATTGTTTTTTTGCTGGTACTTGGCTTTAATATCGATACCAAGACAGTCAAAGACATTGCATCAGTTAGCGGCGGCTTCCCATCATTTCACATTCCGGCCATACCTTTTAACCTGCAGACTTTACAGGTAATTTTTCCCTATGCACTGATTATGGCAGGGGTTGGGCTTACGGAAGGCTTACTGACATTAAACCTGGTAGATGAGATTACAGCCACAAGAGGGGATGGCAACAGGGAAAGTATTGCGCAGGGAGCTGCGAATATTGCCAATGGTTTCTTTTTAGGCATGGGTGGCTGTCCTATGATTGCGCAAACACTGGTTAACCTGTCTGCAGGGGCAAGGGCGCGCCTATCAGGAATCATCGCTTCACTTACCATTCTTTTAATTATTTTAGTTGGGGCCCCGGTTATAGACCGCGTTCCTATGGCTGCATTAACCGGGGTGATGATTATGGTAGCCGTGGGTACCTTTGAATGGGCAAGCTTCAGAATCATTAATAAAATGCCAAAGCAAGATGTATTTGTAGGTATACTGGTAGCACTAATTACCATTTACCTTCATAACCTGGCACTGGCGGTACTGATCGGGGTTATCATTTCGGCATTGGTTTTTGCCTGGGAAAGCGCCAAAAGAATCCGTGCCAGGAAATATATAGATGAAACAACAGGTATTAAACACTATGAGATTTATGGGCCGCTGTTTTTTGCATCTGTTGCCGCTTTCAATGAAAAATTTGATGTAGCTGAAGACCCTCTGGTTGTTGTCATTGACTTTAAAGACAGCAGGGTAGCAGACATGTCGGGTATTGAAGCTTTGAACAAACTTACAGAGCGTTATGCCAAAGCCGGAAAAAAGCTGCAGCTGAAACACCTGAGCCCTGATTGTAAAAGGCTACTGAAAAATGCTGAATCAGTTATTGATGTCAACATTATTGAAGATCCTCAATACAATGTGGCCGGCAGCTGA
- a CDS encoding prephenate dehydrogenase, which produces MKIAVVGLGLIGGSMALVLKQKGFATKVYGVDNQEAHTKKALELGIVDEITDLDKAVAVSDLVILSAPVSACAALLPGILDQVEHQIILDTGSTKMSLLEAANGHTKRGRYIATHPMWGTEFSGPEAATELAFTGRANVICNASESDKDALETVEQLYALLGMYNVYMDGKDHDVHVAYVSHISHITSFALANTVLEKEKEENAIFELASAGFESTVRLAKSSPAMWVPIFQQNKENVLDVLNEHITQLRKFKSCIEKENWAYLSELMEHANKIRNVLDRKA; this is translated from the coding sequence ATGAAAATAGCAGTAGTCGGCCTCGGACTTATAGGAGGTTCCATGGCTTTGGTGCTGAAGCAAAAGGGCTTCGCCACAAAGGTATATGGTGTAGATAATCAGGAAGCACACACAAAGAAGGCACTGGAGCTGGGAATTGTAGATGAAATAACCGATCTGGATAAGGCGGTTGCAGTAAGCGACCTGGTCATCCTGAGCGCTCCTGTAAGTGCCTGTGCTGCGTTGTTACCAGGCATACTTGACCAGGTTGAGCACCAGATTATATTGGATACCGGGTCTACTAAAATGTCGCTGCTTGAGGCCGCAAATGGCCATACCAAAAGAGGCAGATATATTGCCACTCACCCTATGTGGGGTACAGAATTCAGCGGACCGGAAGCCGCAACCGAGCTGGCCTTTACCGGCAGGGCCAACGTAATCTGTAATGCCAGCGAAAGCGATAAAGATGCGCTGGAAACTGTAGAACAGCTGTACGCACTGCTGGGTATGTACAATGTATATATGGATGGGAAAGACCATGATGTGCACGTAGCCTATGTGAGCCACATTTCCCACATTACCTCTTTTGCCCTGGCCAATACCGTTCTGGAAAAGGAGAAAGAAGAAAACGCAATTTTTGAGCTGGCCAGTGCCGGTTTTGAAAGTACGGTAAGGCTGGCAAAAAGTAGCCCGGCCATGTGGGTACCTATATTTCAGCAGAACAAAGAGAATGTACTGGACGTTTTGAATGAGCACATTACCCAGCTCAGGAAATTCAAGTCATGCATTGAAAAAGAAAACTGGGCCTACCTTTCCGAGTTGATGGAACACGCAAACAAGATCAGAAACGTACTGGACCGTAAGGCTTAA
- a CDS encoding pyridoxal phosphate-dependent aminotransferase — protein MIAKRLEGISEYYFSQKLREIDSLNKEGKNIINLGIGSPDLPPHPDVIRTLQEEAVKPTVHGYQGYKGIPALRQAFADWYRQWYRVDLNPDTEILPLIGSKEGIVHICMTYLNEGDEALIPDPGYPTYASAVKLAGGKAVTYQLHEELNWSPDLEALSASDLSKVKLMFVNYPHMPTGRQAGPGFFEKLIGFAKKHQILLVHDNPYSFILNDRPLSLMELPGAKAVVLELNSLSKSHNMAGWRIGMLCAAKERIEEVLRFKSNMDSGMFMPMQLAAVKALGLGSDWYNHINSIYAERRTKVYRILDILGCSYASDQVGLFVWAKIPAHYADAYALSDEVLYGANVFLTPGGIFGSQGNRYIRISLCGDLSRFEEAINRISK, from the coding sequence ATGATTGCAAAAAGACTGGAGGGTATTAGCGAGTATTACTTCTCCCAAAAACTGAGGGAGATAGATTCCCTCAACAAAGAAGGAAAAAACATCATTAACCTGGGCATTGGCAGTCCCGACCTTCCACCTCATCCTGATGTGATCAGGACGCTGCAGGAAGAGGCTGTAAAGCCAACTGTGCATGGCTACCAGGGCTATAAAGGTATTCCGGCATTGCGCCAGGCCTTTGCCGACTGGTACCGGCAATGGTACAGGGTTGACCTTAATCCGGATACAGAAATACTGCCGCTTATTGGCTCAAAAGAAGGTATTGTGCACATTTGCATGACCTATCTGAACGAGGGCGACGAAGCGCTGATCCCCGATCCGGGCTACCCTACCTATGCCAGCGCAGTTAAACTGGCCGGTGGTAAAGCTGTTACCTATCAGCTGCACGAAGAGTTAAACTGGTCTCCTGACCTGGAAGCTCTTTCCGCCAGTGATCTGAGTAAAGTAAAACTGATGTTTGTGAATTACCCGCATATGCCTACCGGCAGACAGGCAGGCCCTGGTTTCTTCGAAAAGCTGATTGGCTTTGCCAAAAAACATCAGATCCTGCTGGTACACGATAACCCCTATAGTTTTATCCTGAATGACCGCCCCTTAAGTTTGATGGAGTTACCCGGTGCCAAAGCCGTAGTACTGGAGCTAAACTCCCTGAGCAAATCGCACAACATGGCCGGTTGGCGCATAGGAATGCTTTGTGCAGCTAAAGAACGGATTGAAGAAGTACTCAGGTTTAAAAGCAATATGGATTCGGGTATGTTTATGCCAATGCAGCTGGCAGCAGTAAAAGCATTAGGACTGGGTAGCGACTGGTACAACCACATCAACAGCATTTATGCCGAACGCAGAACCAAAGTATACCGTATTCTTGATATATTGGGCTGCAGCTATGCATCGGACCAGGTAGGCCTCTTTGTCTGGGCAAAAATACCGGCACACTATGCCGATGCCTATGCCCTTAGCGATGAGGTCCTTTATGGGGCGAATGTTTTCCTGACCCCCGGAGGTATATTCGGCAGCCAGGGCAACAGGTATATCAGGATCAGTCTTTGCGGCGACCTATCGAGATTTGAAGAGGCGATAAATCGCATCAGTAAATAA